The Mucilaginibacter mallensis genome has a segment encoding these proteins:
- the rnr gene encoding ribonuclease R encodes MSKKKNNSSVKQVLTQMVLDVFEQNGNTPLNYKQVSAKLNVRDPESRDIIFEILREEAKKDILKELSPGKFQLLELKTFIEGKVDLTNDGSAFIVTDDEFESDIFVAPRKLRNALNGDRVKVYVYAKSKGKHKEGEVIEILQRNKMEFTGIVKLSERFAFFIPDDRKMMHDIFIPINDLNGAKNGIKAVAEITDWPADAKNPIGRIKHILGAQGENDTEMNAILAEYGFPLSFPAEVEHEAEQIPDKISEQEIAKRRDFRDVLTFTIDPFDAKDFDDAISFKYLENGNYEVGVHIADVSHYIIPDSALDKEALDRGTSVYLVDRVIPMLPERLSNGLCSLRPKEDKLTFSAVFELDEDAYIVNEWYGKTIIHSDRRFTYEEVQEIIESKEGDYEKEITQLNQLAYKLRDRKFKHGAISFETTEVKFKLDETGKPIGVYVKERKDAHKLIEDFMLLANRKVAEHVSKMGKGKHKYTFVYRVHDSPKPEALANFAQFAARFGYKINTKSDKETAKSLNYLMEDVEGKKEQNVLTHLAIRSMAKAIYTTKSSSHYGLAFDHYTHFTSPIRRYPDVMVHRLLFHYLNGGQSANAEHYEKLCQHSSQMEKKAADAERASVKYKQAEYLRDQVGNIFSGVISGVTEWGMYVEIIENKCEGMIRLRDISDDFYTLDEKNYAIIGQRKKKIYQLGDEVRIKVKNVDLTKKQIDFSLVQE; translated from the coding sequence ATGTCTAAAAAGAAAAATAACTCCTCTGTTAAGCAGGTACTTACCCAAATGGTACTTGATGTGTTTGAACAGAATGGAAATACACCACTAAATTACAAGCAGGTTTCGGCAAAGCTCAATGTGCGCGATCCGGAATCACGCGATATAATATTTGAAATTTTAAGAGAAGAAGCTAAAAAAGATATCCTTAAAGAACTATCCCCCGGAAAATTCCAACTACTTGAGCTTAAAACATTTATTGAAGGTAAGGTTGACCTTACCAACGATGGCTCAGCCTTTATTGTTACTGATGATGAGTTTGAGAGCGATATATTCGTAGCGCCGCGCAAATTGCGCAACGCACTTAACGGCGACCGTGTTAAGGTTTACGTGTATGCCAAAAGCAAGGGTAAACATAAGGAAGGTGAAGTAATTGAGATACTGCAACGCAACAAAATGGAGTTTACAGGTATTGTAAAACTCTCTGAGCGATTTGCTTTCTTCATCCCCGACGACCGGAAGATGATGCACGATATCTTCATCCCGATAAATGATCTGAACGGCGCTAAAAACGGCATAAAAGCAGTAGCTGAAATTACCGATTGGCCCGCAGATGCAAAAAACCCAATAGGCCGCATTAAGCATATTTTAGGGGCACAAGGCGAGAATGACACCGAAATGAACGCCATATTGGCCGAGTACGGTTTTCCGCTATCCTTCCCTGCTGAAGTTGAGCATGAAGCAGAACAGATCCCCGACAAAATAAGCGAACAGGAAATAGCTAAAAGACGCGATTTCAGGGATGTGCTCACCTTTACCATCGACCCATTTGATGCCAAGGATTTTGATGATGCCATATCATTTAAATATTTAGAGAATGGCAATTATGAGGTGGGTGTACACATTGCTGATGTATCGCATTATATCATCCCTGACTCCGCACTGGATAAGGAAGCACTGGACCGTGGCACATCAGTTTATCTTGTTGACAGGGTGATCCCGATGCTGCCTGAGCGCTTATCAAATGGCTTATGCTCATTGCGCCCCAAAGAAGACAAACTGACTTTCTCTGCCGTATTTGAACTGGATGAGGATGCCTATATTGTTAATGAATGGTACGGTAAAACCATTATCCACTCCGACAGACGTTTTACCTACGAGGAAGTACAGGAGATCATAGAAAGTAAAGAAGGTGATTACGAAAAAGAAATAACACAGCTAAATCAACTGGCCTATAAACTGCGCGACCGTAAATTTAAACACGGCGCCATCAGCTTTGAAACCACTGAAGTAAAATTTAAGCTGGATGAAACCGGCAAGCCTATCGGCGTTTATGTTAAAGAGCGCAAGGATGCCCATAAACTGATAGAAGATTTTATGCTGCTGGCAAACCGTAAGGTTGCTGAGCATGTAAGCAAAATGGGCAAAGGAAAGCACAAATATACTTTCGTTTATCGTGTGCATGATTCTCCTAAACCGGAGGCGCTGGCTAATTTCGCGCAGTTTGCTGCAAGGTTTGGATATAAGATCAACACAAAATCTGATAAAGAGACAGCTAAATCCCTTAACTATTTAATGGAGGATGTTGAAGGTAAGAAAGAGCAGAATGTGCTTACACACCTGGCTATCCGCTCTATGGCCAAGGCTATTTATACCACCAAATCATCCAGCCACTACGGTTTGGCATTCGATCATTATACCCACTTTACATCACCTATTCGCCGTTATCCGGATGTAATGGTGCATAGGCTGTTATTCCATTATTTAAACGGCGGCCAATCAGCCAATGCTGAGCATTATGAAAAGCTGTGTCAGCACAGCTCGCAAATGGAGAAAAAAGCGGCCGACGCCGAACGCGCATCAGTTAAATACAAACAGGCTGAGTACCTGCGCGATCAGGTTGGTAACATCTTTAGCGGTGTGATATCGGGTGTTACCGAATGGGGTATGTATGTTGAGATCATTGAAAATAAATGTGAAGGCATGATACGCCTGCGTGATATTTCGGACGACTTTTATACCTTAGACGAGAAAAATTATGCCATCATCGGTCAGCGTAAAAAGAAGATTTACCAGTTGGGCGATGAGGTAAGGATCAAAGTAAAAAACGTTGATCTTACCAAAAAACAAATTGATTTTTCATTAGTACAGGAATAG
- the rpmA gene encoding 50S ribosomal protein L27, with protein MAHKKGAGSSRNGRESHSKRLGIKIFGGQPAIAGNIIVRQRGTKHNPGLNVGIGRDHTLFALAEGIVTFKKKADNRSYVSVLPLEAAPVAEVAAPAPKAKAEPKAVAAPAPVAEVEATEEAPKAKKAAPKAKKADTAEEAEAPAAE; from the coding sequence ATGGCACACAAAAAAGGGGCCGGTAGTTCCAGAAACGGCCGCGAGTCACATAGCAAGCGTTTAGGTATCAAGATCTTCGGTGGTCAGCCGGCAATCGCAGGTAACATCATCGTTCGTCAGCGTGGTACTAAACACAATCCAGGTTTAAACGTAGGTATCGGCAGAGACCATACCTTATTCGCTTTAGCTGAAGGTATTGTAACTTTCAAAAAGAAAGCTGATAACCGTTCATACGTATCAGTATTACCATTGGAAGCTGCACCGGTTGCTGAAGTAGCAGCACCTGCTCCAAAAGCAAAAGCTGAGCCTAAAGCAGTAGCAGCGCCAGCACCAGTTGCTGAGGTTGAAGCTACTGAAGAAGCACCAAAAGCAAAGAAAGCTGCACCAAAAGCAAAGAAAGCTGATACTGCTGAAGAAGCAGAAGCTCCTGCTGCTGAGTAA
- a CDS encoding energy transducer TonB: MKKPLLVLLILLAAITSKAQNTQKDSIYVTIENPPEFKKGDFLTFAAQNILYPASAVKDHIQGKVFVQFIIQKDGKLSDAKIVRSVSPDIDAEALRVVNSSPPWKPGIQNGRPVPVSFTIPITFRLNLPAQKVDSSVLLKTNTSSNDTTIYKKTDVEPEFPGGLMRFFTGYIRNNEKSKNNEGTVRVAFVIEKDGSLTNIRITQSLSESADKEVIRLITQSPKWAPAMQNGKPVRVQFSCPIYFPAR, translated from the coding sequence ATGAAAAAACCTTTACTTGTCCTATTAATTCTACTAGCAGCCATAACCTCAAAAGCACAAAACACACAAAAAGATAGTATATATGTTACTATTGAGAATCCACCAGAGTTCAAAAAAGGCGATTTTTTAACCTTTGCAGCCCAAAATATCCTTTACCCTGCCAGCGCGGTAAAGGATCATATCCAGGGTAAAGTATTTGTTCAATTTATAATTCAAAAAGATGGAAAACTTAGCGATGCTAAAATAGTACGTTCTGTTTCCCCTGATATTGATGCTGAAGCATTAAGAGTAGTAAATAGTTCACCACCCTGGAAACCCGGGATACAAAATGGCCGACCCGTTCCTGTTAGTTTTACTATTCCCATTACGTTTCGGTTGAACTTACCGGCTCAGAAAGTAGACAGTTCAGTTTTACTCAAAACTAATACGAGTAGTAATGATACGACTATCTATAAAAAAACGGACGTAGAACCCGAATTTCCAGGTGGTTTAATGAGGTTTTTTACTGGATACATCCGGAATAATGAAAAAAGTAAAAATAATGAAGGTACAGTAAGAGTGGCTTTTGTAATAGAAAAAGATGGCAGTCTAACTAATATTAGGATTACTCAAAGCTTGTCTGAAAGCGCAGATAAGGAGGTGATACGATTAATTACCCAATCACCAAAATGGGCACCAGCAATGCAGAATGGTAAACCAGTGCGTGTGCAGTTTAGTTGTCCAATTTATTTTCCTGCCAGATAA
- a CDS encoding polyprenyl synthetase family protein, translated as MNKLSDLQQMISDAVNELTYPEHPGQLYEPISYILSLGGKRMRPALLLMACELFGGDVTKAISPALAIEVFHNFTLMHDDIMDNAPLRRGKTTVHEKWNQNVGILSGDVMLIEGYKLMMQVDNSILRQVLDIFNETAVGVCEGQQIDMEFEQQHDVRIDEYINMIRLKTAVVLGGALRIGALIGGAPAKDAALLSTFGEQLGIAFQLQDDILDVYGDPEKFGKLVGGDIISNKKTYLLIKALELAKGEDAAELSNLINATKFDNTEKVAAVTRIYNSLQIRQYAEEAMQAYADNAFNALEQINLPEDHKQYLHDFADGLLVREN; from the coding sequence ATGAATAAACTTAGTGATTTACAGCAGATGATCAGCGATGCGGTTAATGAATTAACCTATCCTGAGCATCCTGGTCAGCTTTACGAACCTATAAGTTATATATTATCATTGGGCGGCAAACGCATGCGCCCTGCCCTGTTGCTAATGGCCTGCGAGCTATTTGGCGGCGATGTTACCAAGGCTATTTCGCCTGCATTGGCTATTGAAGTATTCCACAATTTCACGCTGATGCATGATGATATTATGGATAATGCCCCCCTGCGCCGCGGCAAAACTACGGTACACGAAAAATGGAACCAGAATGTAGGTATCCTATCGGGCGACGTAATGCTGATTGAAGGCTATAAGCTGATGATGCAGGTTGATAACAGTATTTTGCGCCAGGTACTCGATATTTTTAATGAAACTGCTGTGGGGGTGTGTGAAGGTCAACAGATTGACATGGAGTTTGAGCAGCAGCATGATGTGCGCATTGATGAATACATCAACATGATACGCCTTAAAACCGCTGTAGTGCTTGGTGGCGCCCTCAGGATTGGCGCGCTGATAGGTGGAGCTCCTGCAAAGGATGCAGCCCTGTTAAGCACTTTTGGCGAACAATTGGGCATAGCCTTCCAATTACAGGATGATATACTGGATGTTTACGGCGACCCGGAAAAATTCGGCAAGTTGGTTGGCGGTGATATCATATCCAACAAAAAAACATACTTGCTTATAAAAGCCCTTGAACTGGCAAAAGGCGAAGATGCTGCTGAACTGAGCAATTTGATAAATGCAACGAAATTTGATAACACCGAAAAGGTTGCAGCCGTAACCCGCATATACAATTCCCTGCAAATAAGGCAATATGCCGAGGAAGCCATGCAAGCATACGCCGATAACGCGTTTAATGCCCTCGAGCAGATCAATTTACCCGAAGACCATAAGCAATACCTGCACGATTTTGCAGATGGTTTGCTGGTGAGGGAGAATTAA